In Ursus arctos isolate Adak ecotype North America unplaced genomic scaffold, UrsArc2.0 scaffold_3, whole genome shotgun sequence, one DNA window encodes the following:
- the ARF5 gene encoding ADP-ribosylation factor 5: MGLTVSALFSRIFGKKQMRILMVGLDAAGKTTILYKLKLGEIVTTIPTIGFNVETVEYKNICFTVWDVGGQDKIRPLWRHYFQNTQGLIFVVDSNDRERVQESADELQKMLQEDELRDAVLLVFANKQDMPNAMPVSELTDKLGLQHLRSRTWYVQATCATQGTGLYDGLDWLSHELSKR, encoded by the exons ATGGGCCTCACCGTGTCCGCGCTCTTTTCGCGGATCTTCGGGAAGAAGCAGATGCGGATCCTCATGG TTGGCTTGGATGCAGCTGGCAAGACCACAATCCTGTACAAACTGAAGTTGGGGGAGATTGtcaccaccatccccaccatAG GCTTCAATGTGGAAACAGTGGAATACAAGAACATTTGTTTCACAGTCTGGGACGTGGGAGGCCAGGACAAGATTAGGCCTCTGTGGCGGCACTACTTCCAGAACACTCAG GGCCTCATCTTCGTAGTGGACAGTAATGACCGAGAGCGGGTCCAGGAATCTGCTGATGAACTCCAGAAGATG CTGCAGGAGGACGAGCTGCGGGATGCGGTGCTGCTGGTGTTTGCCAACAAGCAGGACATGCCCAACGCCATGCCCGTGAGCGAGCTGACCGACAAGCTGGGGTTGCAGCACCTGCGCAGCCGCACG TGGTACGTCCAGGCCACCTGTGCCACCCAAGGCACCGGCCTGTATGATGGGCTCGACTGGCTGTCCCATGAGCTGTCAAAGCGCTAA
- the FSCN3 gene encoding fascin-3, translated as MEEVEWTRRPKPEELRVGLISWAGSYLTFEAYKNTVTATAKGLGRRQTWEILVSNEHDAQAVVRLRGLQGLYLLCEADGSLCYGRPRTSHHGCFLLRFHRNGKWTLQCIISGRYLESDGEDVFCNSRVLSAYHMWTPRPALHVHVILYSPVNHCYARADPTVGRVWVDAPVPCLEECGFLLHFQDGCYHLETSAHFFLSHVDRLVPQPSTQTAFHMQVRPGGLVALSDGEGGMLYPQGARLLLGLGSNPHRGEEWFVLQRCPTWITLRSKTRKFLSIVYDVEVCAASEHITPMSLFQFECDDESSALQLRAANGCYLAQRRHRTVVANGHPMEADTFFHVHWNCGKIILQSPNGRFLGIVDNGLLMANATIPGPNEEFGIRLANRPFLVLRGRYGYVGTSSEHDLMKCNMDQPDCIHLLPCRQGIYHFQAQGGSFWSITSFGTFRPWGKFALNFCIELHGSNLLTVLAPNGFYMRSDRSGTLLADSEEITKECIWEF; from the exons ATGGAGGAGGTGGAGTGGACGCGGAGACCCAAGCCCGAGGAGCTGAGGGTTGGGCTTATCAGCTGGGCGGGATCCTACCTCACGTTTGAGGCGTATAAGAACACGGTCACTGCTACTGCAAAGGGTTTGGGCCGGAGACAG ACCTGGGAGATCTTGGTGAGCAACGAGCACGATGCACAGGCCGTGGTACGACTAAGGGGCTTGCAGGGCCTCTACCTCCTGTGCGAGGCAGATGGCAGTCTGTGCTACGGCCGGCCAAGGACGAGCCACCACGGCTGCTTCCTCCTGCGTTTCCACCGCAACGGCAAGTGGACCCTCCAATGCATTATTAGTGGTCGTTATCTGGAGTCTGACGGTGAAGATGTGTTCTGCAACTCCAGGGTCCTCTCGGCTTACCACATGTGGACCCCCCGGCCAGCCCTGCACGTCCATGTGATCCTCTACAGCCCTGTCAACCACTGCTACGCTCGGGCTGACCCCACCGTGGGCCGCGTCTGGGTGGATGCGCCAGTTCCCTGCCTGGAGGAATGTGGCTTCCTGTTGCATTTCCAAGATGGCTGCTACCACCTGGAGACCTCAGCACACTTCTTCTTGTCCCACGTAGACCGGCTGGTCCCCCAACCCTCCACACAGACAGCTTTTCACATGCAGGTGCGGCCTGGAGGGCTCGTGGCACTGAGCGATGGAGAAGGAGGCATGCTGTACCCACAGGGCGCACGCCTGCTCCTGGGCCTGGGCTCCAATCCCCACAGGGGTGAGGAGTGGTTCGTCCTACAGCGCTGTCCCACCTGGATCACCCTCAGGTCAAAGACTCGGAAGTTCCTCTCCATCGTCTATG ATGTTGAGGTTTGTGCTGCCTCTGAGCACATAACTCCAATGTCCTTGTTCCAGTTTGAATGTGATGATGAGAGCTCCGCCTTGCAGCTTCGTGCAGCCAATGGCTGCTACCTAGCCCAG AGGCGCCACAGGACAGTGGTGGCTAACGGGCACCCGATGGAGGCTGACACCTTCTTCCACGTGCACTGGAACTGCGGCAAGATCATCCTGCAGTCTCCCAACGGACGCTTCTTGGGCATCGTAGACAACGGCCTGCTGATGGCCAATGCCACCATTCCAG gCCCCAACGAGGAATTTGGGATTCGATTAGCTAACCGGCCCTTCCTCGTATTGCGAGGTCGTTACGGGTACGTGGGCACCTCGTCGGAACACGACCTCATGAAGTGCAACATGGATCAGCCCGACTGCATtcacctgctgccctgccgccaggGCATCTACCACTTCCAGG cacaGGGTGGATCCTTCTGGTCAATAACATCCTTCGGCACCTTTCGCCCCTGGGGGAAGTTTGCGCTCAACTTCTGCATAGAGCTTCACGGGAGCAACTTGCTCACGGTGCTGGCGCCCAACGGCTTCTACATGCGGTCCGACCGAAGCGGTACCCTGCTGGCAGACAGCGAAGAGATTACCAAAGAGTGTATTTGGGAGTTTTAG
- the PAX4 gene encoding LOW QUALITY PROTEIN: paired box protein Pax-4 (The sequence of the model RefSeq protein was modified relative to this genomic sequence to represent the inferred CDS: deleted 2 bases in 2 codons): MPQDGISSVNQLGGLFVNGRPLPLDTRQRIVQLAVGGMRPCDISRSLKVSNGCVSKILARYYRTGVLEPKGIGGSKPRLATPPVVARIAQLKGECPALFAWEIQRQLCAEGLCTQDKTPSVSSINRVLRALQEDQRLPWAQLKSPAVLAPVPHTPHSGSEAPRGPHPGTGHRNRTIFSPGQAEALEKEFQRGQYPDSVARGKLAAATSLPEDTVRVWFSNRRAKWRRQEKLKWEMQVPGTSQDLTLPSASPGTTSAQRSPCSVPTAVLPALESLGPSCYQLCWGTAPDRCLSDTPPQASLKPCWGYLPPQLSSLDSVLLCHPCPSFHCSTASLGAPEALLWPSSPPLQGLE, encoded by the exons ATGCCACAGGATG GGATCAGCAGTGTGAATCAGCTGGGGGGGCTGTTTGTGAACGGCCGGCCCCTGCCCCTGGACACCCGGCAGCGGATTGTGCAACTGGCAGTCGGCGGGATGCGACCCTGCGACATCTCCCGGAGCCTTAAG GTATCTAATGGCTGTGTGAGCAAGATCCTAGCACGTTACTACCGCACAGGTGTCTTGGAGCCCAAGGGGATTGGGGGAAGCAAGCCCCGGCTGGCCACACCCCCTGTGGTGGCTCGAATTGCCCAGCTCAAGGGTGAGTGCCCTGCCCTCTTTGCCTGGGAGATCCAGCGTCAGCTCTGTGCCGAAGGGCTCTGCACCCAGGACAAGACTCCCAGT GTCTCCTCCATCAACCGCGTCCTGCGGGCGCTCCAGGAGGACCAGAGACTGCCCTGGGCACAGCTCAAGTCTCCAG CTGTTTTGGCTCCAGTCCCTCACACTCCCCATAGTGGCTCTGAGGCTCCCCGGGGTCCCCACCCAGGGACTGGTCACCGGAATCGGACTATCTTCTCCCCGGGCCAAGCTGAGGCGTTGGAGAAAG AGTTCCAGCGTGGGCAGTATCCTGATTCAGTGGCCCGTGGAAAGCTGGCTGCTGCCACCTCTCTGCCCGAGGACACGGTGAGG GTCTGGTTTTCCAACCGAAGAGCCAAATGGCGCCGACAAGAGAAGCTCAAGTGGGAAATGCAGGTTCCAG GTACTTCCCAGGACCTGACTCTACCGAGTGCCTCGCCAGGGACCACCTCTGCACAG CGGTCACCCTGCAGTGTGCCCACAGcagtcctgcctgccctggaATCCTTGGGTCCCTCCTGCTATCAGCTGTGCTGGGGGACAGCACCAGACAGGTGTCTGAGTGACACCCCACCCCAAGCCTCTCTCAAGCCCTGCTGGG GCTACCTGCCTCCT CAGCTGAGCTCCCTGGATTCAGTCCTGCTCTGCCACCCTTGCCCTTCCTTCCATTGC TCCACTGCCAGTCTTGGTGCCCCTGAGGCCTTGCTCtggcccagctccccacccctgcaagGCCTGGAatga